Proteins encoded by one window of Desulfomicrobium macestii:
- a CDS encoding PAAR domain-containing protein: MPPICRVGDKAHCPSDSHGSACCSHRVSGPAVSGSPDVLINGRPVLRIGDPGRHRKCCGPNTWTASEGSASVFVNGIPVTRIGDATKHCGGKGKMIEASSDVQMG; the protein is encoded by the coding sequence ATGCCCCCAATTTGCAGAGTCGGAGACAAGGCACACTGCCCGAGTGATTCCCACGGCAGCGCCTGCTGCTCCCACCGCGTCAGCGGACCAGCCGTGAGCGGCTCTCCTGACGTCTTGATCAACGGACGCCCGGTGCTTCGCATTGGCGACCCAGGAAGGCACCGCAAATGCTGCGGCCCCAACACATGGACCGCCTCCGAAGGGAGCGCCTCGGTTTTTGTGAACGGCATCCCGGTGACACGCATTGGCGACGCCACAAAACACTGCGGCGGCAAAGGAAAGATGAT